TTATCCGAGAAATTGGCCCTGTCATTACCGCATTGATCTTTGCAGGCAAAATCGGTTCAAGCATCGGTGCTGAGCTTGGTTCAATGAAAGTAACCGAACAGATTGATGCAATGGAAGTATCGGGCACTAATCCCTTTAAATACCTGGTTGTAACGCGGGTTTTGGCCGCAACTTTGATGCTGCCTGTTTTAGTGGTTTTGTCGGATACCATTGCCTTGTATGGTTCTTATTTGGGCGTAAATATTCATGCGATAACTAGCTTTAATTTATTCTACCGACAGGTGTTTGATGCTATCAGTTTTGGCGACGTTATACCGGCTGTCCTAAAATCCTTTCTATTTGGTTTTGCTGTAGGCACCATTGGCTGTTACAAAGGATACAATTCAAGCAAAGGTACGGAGGGTGTTGGAATAGCGGCCAACTCTGCCGTGGTAATTTCTTCGGTGATGATATTCGTTATTGATTTAATTGTGGCGCAGTTTACAGATATTTTGGGTTTAAACTAACATAACATGCCGGAAGAAAAACCCGTAACAGAATTAAAAACGAAGGTATCGGAGGCGACTCCGGTAATAATGATTTCACATCTAAAAAAATCATTTGGCAACAATATGGTATTAAATGATTTTAATTTAATACTGCACAAAGGTGAAAACGTTGCGGTGTTAGGAAAATCGGGATCGGGTAAATCGGTGTTGATTAAATGCATTATTGGTTTACTCGATCCGGATGAAGGCACCATTAATGTATTGGGCAAAAATATTCCTGATCTAAGCCGTGAAGAATTGGATAGAATTAGAGTGAAAGTCGGATTTTTATTTCAAAGCAATGCACTTTATGATTCGATGACTGTTAGAGAGAATCTGGAGTTTCCATTACGACGACATGGATTTCAATTAGCCCATCAGGAGGTGGACGAAATGGTTAAGGAAGCTTTAACCAATGTGGGCCTTGCCCATACCATCGACATGATGCCTGCAGAACTCTCAGGCGGTATGCGGAAGAGAATTGCTTTAGCCCGAACATTGATCCTAAAACCCGAAATTATTTTGTACGATGAGCCCACTACGGGCCTCGACCCGATCACAGGAAAAGAGATCAGTAATTTAATGGTGGAAATTCAAAATAAATACAACACGGCTTCGCTTGTTATTTCACATGATATGAAATTAATTCATGATACAGCCGAACGGATTGTGATGTTGATAGATGGCAAATGTTATGCAGATGGAACTTATAAAGAATTACAGCAAATAAAAGATAATAAGGTTAGACAGTTTTTTGAATAATTCATCCTATGGCCAAACAAGCAATAAGTAATATCAAACTCGGTGTATTTGTACTAGCGGGGTTACTCCTACTGGTGTTTACGCTGTACATGATCGGCAAAAACCGCAACCTGTTTGGCAATACCATTCAATTAAAAGCCCATTTTGATGATGTTTATGGCCTAATGCCCGGAAATAATGTACGATTTTCCGGCATTCAGGTGGGAACAGTGAGAAAAGTTAACATTATAAACGATACGGTGATAGAAGTATCGATGGAAGTAGATGAAGCTGTGAAGAAATTCATTCAAAAGAATGCCATTGTAGCAATTGGAACCGATGGACTGATGGGAAACAAAGTCATTAATATTTCTCCCGCCCAGCAAACTTCTCAGGTGGTAAGCGATGGAGATATTCTACGAACGAGAAAAACACCCAATACCGACGAAATGCTGCAAACTTTCTACAAGACTAATAACAACCTAGCTGTAATAACTGAAGATTTAAAAACCACCGTTCAACGCATCAATAACAGCAAAGGTTTATGGAGTATATTAAATGACAGCACACTATCAGTTGATTTAAAAGCCTCAATGATCAATATTAGAACAGCTTCAGGTCAGGTAAAAGCCTTTACCAGTGATCTTCAAAAGTTGATTGCTGATGTAAAACACGGTAAAGGATCAGTAGGAGCTTTGTTAACTGATACAAGTTTTTCTTCCAATCTGAATAAAGCAGTTACCCAAATCAAACTGGTAAGCAACAATGCCAATTTACTTGCGGAAGAACTTAATAAAGTAGTGCAGGAGGTATCGAACGGAAAAGGAACGGTCCATGCTTTATTAAAAGATTCTGTGCTCGCCGTGAAACTTAACAGCAGTCTTACCAATATTGAAAAAGGTACTGCTGCTTTCAACGAAAACATGGAAGCGCTAAAGCACAGCGCATTATTAAGAGGGTATTTTCGAAATCAGGAAAAACAGCAGCCGAAGAAGAAGAAGAAGATGTCGAAATCTGATACCAATCAGGATACCAATTGATAGCGATCATTTTTAATCCTTTAAAGTTTGGTAAACTTGAGCCGAGTGGCTGATTAGACACAATCAAATGATTGTGCTTTTTTAATACAATGGAACATGCAATCACATCATCATCCCAAAAGTCTACTCCGCTTCCGTTCATTAGGCATTGATACGAAGCAAGAATTAGTTGTATTTATGCCTAAGAGTTGCTATGTATGTCAATCCGAAGGATTTCAGGCTTTAACTAGGTTAAATGTAGGGCTAAACAACTGCAATATTATAGCTACCCTCAATACAACAGAAAATGGGTTATTAAATGATGGAGAAATAAGCTTATCGATTAGTGCCATCAAAAAATTAGGTGTAAAAGATGGTGATTTTTTGTGGGTAGATCATTTGGACCCCCTAGAATCCATGACCTATGTAAGATCAAAATTATTTGGCAATGCATTAAATCAGGAAGCCCTATCGGCAATTATCAGCGATGTTGCCGAAGAAAAGTATTCTAACATTTACCTTTCTTCATTCGTTTCTGCCTGTTCAGGGGATAACATGAACCCGGAAGAAATCTGTTACCTCACCAAGGCTATGATTGAAACGGGAAACAAGTTAAGTTGGGATGAGCGAATAATAGCCGATAAGCATTGCGTTGGAGGGATACCAGGTAACCGAACTAGTATGATTGTTGTTCCTATAATTGCGTCCTTAGGTATTACAATTCCAAAAACATCTTCCAGAGCGATTACATCACCTGCCGGAACTGCAGATACAATGGGTGTGATTACCAATGTGAATCTAAGTATGCAAGAGATGCAAAAAGTAGTGAAGAAAGAAAAAGGATGCATTGTTTGGGGAGCGGCTGTAAAGCTAAGCCCTGCTGACGATATAATTATAAAAATTGAAAAGGCTTTGGATATTGATAGTGAAGGTCAAATGGTTGCTTCAATTTTATCAAAAAAAGTAGCAGCAGGTTCTACTCATTGTGTAATTGACATCCCAGTTGGAACTACTGCAAAAGTGAGAAGTACTGAAAATGCATTAATATTAGCGGCCCAAATGGAGAAGGTTGCAAAATACATCGGATTAAAAATTAACATTATTTTCACAGACGGTTCGCAGCCGGTTGGCTTCGGAATAGGACCGGCCTTGGAAGCCCGAGATGTGCTTTCTGTTTTGAGAAATGAAGATAAATCTTCAAAAGAATTAAGATCCAGAGCACTGAAGATTTCTGCAGCCATTATCCATTTGGTAAAGAATGAATCTGAGGAATCAGCATACAGGATTGCAGAGAAACAATTAAGTTCAGAAGCTGCTTATCAAAAATTATTAGCCATTTGCGAAGCCCAAGGTGGTTTTAACGAACCGAAAACAGCTAAATACATTAAAATAGTTGAAGTCCAAACAGATGGTATTATCAAGGAAATCGACAATAGAAAAATAGCAAGAGTGGCCAAGTTGGCTGGTGCGCCGGATGTATCGGTGGCCGGTGTTGATTTTTTTGTGCAGCTAAATCAGAAAGTTGAAAAAGGACAACCCTTATTTTCTATACATGCCAACTCTCCTGGAGAATTGGAATATGCTTATGATTACTATAAACGTGGCAATCACCAAATAATCCATTTAAATGATGAATAAACCTATCATATTTGCTTTGCCTGGTAACGAAGCATTGGCTCATTCGTTAATTGTTTCACTTAAGGCTGAAAAAGGAGAAGCAGAAATTCGTCGTTTCCCTGATGGAGAAAGTTATATAAAAGTTAAAAGTGATCTAACTGATAAAGATGCGATACTTGTTTGCACATTGCATCAGCCTGATGATAAACTGCTATCTCTTTATTTTTTTTGTAACACATTAAAAGATTTTGGCGCAAAGAAAATAACATTGATAGCCCCTTATTTGGCTTACATGCGCCAAGATAAGCTATTCAATCCCGGTGAATGCATTACATCTGAACTTTTTGCCAAATTGATATCATCTTTGGTAGATAAATTGATAACAATTGACCCTCATTTGCATCGCAGAACTGGTTTAGATGAAATTTATTCAATACCAACTCAAGTTCTGCATGTCGCCACATTAATCTCCCTCTGGATAAAAGAAAATTTAACAAATGCTGT
Above is a window of Solitalea lacus DNA encoding:
- a CDS encoding MlaE family ABC transporter permease — translated: MALTDTWQSFLDETGDISKFTGRFLLEGFKPRYEFREFLRQCFIIGYQSLPLIGLTGFIMGLVLTIQLRPSLIEYGVESQLPAMVGIAIIREIGPVITALIFAGKIGSSIGAELGSMKVTEQIDAMEVSGTNPFKYLVVTRVLAATLMLPVLVVLSDTIALYGSYLGVNIHAITSFNLFYRQVFDAISFGDVIPAVLKSFLFGFAVGTIGCYKGYNSSKGTEGVGIAANSAVVISSVMIFVIDLIVAQFTDILGLN
- a CDS encoding ABC transporter ATP-binding protein, with amino-acid sequence MPEEKPVTELKTKVSEATPVIMISHLKKSFGNNMVLNDFNLILHKGENVAVLGKSGSGKSVLIKCIIGLLDPDEGTINVLGKNIPDLSREELDRIRVKVGFLFQSNALYDSMTVRENLEFPLRRHGFQLAHQEVDEMVKEALTNVGLAHTIDMMPAELSGGMRKRIALARTLILKPEIILYDEPTTGLDPITGKEISNLMVEIQNKYNTASLVISHDMKLIHDTAERIVMLIDGKCYADGTYKELQQIKDNKVRQFFE
- a CDS encoding MlaD family protein, which gives rise to MAKQAISNIKLGVFVLAGLLLLVFTLYMIGKNRNLFGNTIQLKAHFDDVYGLMPGNNVRFSGIQVGTVRKVNIINDTVIEVSMEVDEAVKKFIQKNAIVAIGTDGLMGNKVINISPAQQTSQVVSDGDILRTRKTPNTDEMLQTFYKTNNNLAVITEDLKTTVQRINNSKGLWSILNDSTLSVDLKASMINIRTASGQVKAFTSDLQKLIADVKHGKGSVGALLTDTSFSSNLNKAVTQIKLVSNNANLLAEELNKVVQEVSNGKGTVHALLKDSVLAVKLNSSLTNIEKGTAAFNENMEALKHSALLRGYFRNQEKQQPKKKKKMSKSDTNQDTN
- a CDS encoding thymidine phosphorylase family protein, which produces MQSHHHPKSLLRFRSLGIDTKQELVVFMPKSCYVCQSEGFQALTRLNVGLNNCNIIATLNTTENGLLNDGEISLSISAIKKLGVKDGDFLWVDHLDPLESMTYVRSKLFGNALNQEALSAIISDVAEEKYSNIYLSSFVSACSGDNMNPEEICYLTKAMIETGNKLSWDERIIADKHCVGGIPGNRTSMIVVPIIASLGITIPKTSSRAITSPAGTADTMGVITNVNLSMQEMQKVVKKEKGCIVWGAAVKLSPADDIIIKIEKALDIDSEGQMVASILSKKVAAGSTHCVIDIPVGTTAKVRSTENALILAAQMEKVAKYIGLKINIIFTDGSQPVGFGIGPALEARDVLSVLRNEDKSSKELRSRALKISAAIIHLVKNESEESAYRIAEKQLSSEAAYQKLLAICEAQGGFNEPKTAKYIKIVEVQTDGIIKEIDNRKIARVAKLAGAPDVSVAGVDFFVQLNQKVEKGQPLFSIHANSPGELEYAYDYYKRGNHQIIHLNDE
- a CDS encoding ribose-phosphate pyrophosphokinase, producing the protein MMNKPIIFALPGNEALAHSLIVSLKAEKGEAEIRRFPDGESYIKVKSDLTDKDAILVCTLHQPDDKLLSLYFFCNTLKDFGAKKITLIAPYLAYMRQDKLFNPGECITSELFAKLISSLVDKLITIDPHLHRRTGLDEIYSIPTQVLHVATLISLWIKENLTNAVLIGPDSESEQWVSAVAKAADSKYLILEKTRRSDNEVTIKVPEVVQPDLHTPVLVDDIISTGITMAETIKQLIKTGYRSPVCIGVHGIFATNAYERLLKSGADRVITTNTIPHPTNQIAIDELIRTALQ